In a single window of the Methanolobus psychrophilus R15 genome:
- a CDS encoding transcriptional regulator TrmB, with protein MASSIPEMMRAECKCEDMAKCVLGLKELDISTYKKLLENGPMTAEQLGQLLGRERSTAYRSLQNLTASGLVYRETRSIDIGGYYYEYAAIEPAQVKKMIKGTIDEWYQKMSDLIENFDRELLGK; from the coding sequence ATGGCAAGTTCGATCCCTGAAATGATGAGAGCGGAATGTAAATGCGAAGATATGGCGAAATGCGTACTTGGCCTGAAAGAACTTGACATCAGCACTTACAAAAAACTACTTGAAAATGGCCCTATGACCGCAGAGCAACTTGGCCAGCTACTTGGAAGAGAGCGTAGCACAGCTTATCGCTCTTTGCAGAATCTCACAGCTTCAGGCCTTGTTTACAGGGAAACCAGATCAATAGATATTGGTGGATATTATTACGAGTATGCAGCTATTGAACCCGCGCAGGTAAAGAAGATGATCAAGGGAACAATAGACGAGTGGTACCAGAAAATGAGCGACCTTATAGAGAACTTTGACAGGGAACTGCTTGGAAAATGA
- a CDS encoding multi-sensor hybrid histidine kinase has product MKKSLHPHGQKDSNIIAKDEERSEESGTEDFPSSQSGFLTTLLDSLTHPFMVIDASDHNIRLANSFATSHYNITLNSKCYEASHGLCEPCCGSEHPCPMEEIRKTGKPAKAEHIHIDSEGRQVYVEVNAYPIFDDNGDLDSIIEYSIDITERKQVIDELEKSREQFMLAVNGSNDGIWDWDLRNNTLYLSAKWKQMIGYEDHELPNMFSTFKDKLHPDDITRVQEYIRRYFTGEIPAYSIEFRFLHKNGSYIWILARGEALRDKDGVPYRMAGSHSDITEIKKAVEELRLREERLKSLVDILQSRHDSVQEFLDLALNEAIKLTESKIGYIYHYNETRKEFALNTWSKDVMKECSIVQPQTIYRLEDTGIWGEAVRQRKTITVNDFHAPDPLKKGYPQGHVELHRFMTIPIFRNDKIVAVAGVANKGSEYTGNDTLQLTLLMDSVWNIMSQIAAEEAMCESEVKYRGLFENSLSGVAIHEIVQDEEGNPIDYVFLEANDAFEKQTGLKVADILGRRATEVLPGIEKESIIEKYGKVTLTGTPVSFEEFSEPLQRYYSINAYRIDKDIFATVFQDITERKNVDRKLRESEQRFRRLAENADDIIYRYEFEPKRGFTYVSPAATKITGYTPEEHYEDPDLGFKLVHPDDRQILERLSKGRDNDRTTVTLRWVRKDGQVIWAEQKNILLYDEEGNLTALEGIARDITERKRSEQLLKESEERHRLLADNSTDVIWTMDIDGRFTYISPSVQKLRGYTPEEVLKQRPSELLTPVSLKHYLEGIRLVKEAIHKGKSFPANRIELEQPCRDGSTVWTEATISGIYNEQGAFVGILGVSRDITERKRADDELKYSISLLNASLESTADGILIVNREGRITHWNRKFAEMWQLSEELLSNHDDTTVLKAILSQLSDPDMFVSKVMDLYARPEASSFDHIDFSDGRIFERYSQPQKIGEDIVGRVWSFRDITERRRAEEALADQVIFQQSLIDSIPHPIFIKDATGRFAGCNRAYERVFNTTREYMLTKTVLDLDYLPMEERKSFHAEDMEVISEASQRSYELPIMYADGNMHITLYSVDGVRLANGRQGGLIGMLVDITERKLAEEKLQTYADEVEIKNKELDRALARAEEATKAKSEFLANMSHEIRTPMNGVIGMTGLLLDTELNEEQRHYVETVQASGEALLEIINDILDFSKIEAGKLELEMLDFDLHNVLDSFAAMLSIKAHDKGLEFICAADPDVPAYISGDPGRLQQILTNLAGNAVKFTHLGEVVVRVTRESETNTEVLLRFSVKDTGIGIAEDKIGLLFNQFYQIDASTTRQYSGTGLGLAISKQLVKMMGGNIGVKSNEGKGSEFWFTLRFAKRPDGAIKKLLPADIQSARILVVDDNATNREILISQLSSWGTNPVEAVDGPTALQTLYRAHEDHKPFHVTILDMHMPGMDGLTLARIIKSDDKIKDTFLIMLTSLGQWPVMEQLERSYFEAYLTKPLRQSELFDKLSSLLPIDRKIQEQSSNVNENVVPQRHTNNVRILLAEDNIVNQKVAQSMLKKLGFRTDTVANGAEALKALEMIPYDLVLMDVQMPEMDGLAATRLIRYSGSAVLNKDVPIIAMTAHAMKGDRERFIESGMDDYISKPVSMEALKRVLDKWLATIQREGHEGTLSHTDKDAPAKPLVFDREALFERIMGDEDLARRLIAIFLKDMPKHVYELRKTIEKGEISGVSAYAHKIKGASANLGGMALSDVASRMEKAGNIGKLEDITAIMPELEKQYDLLAEQLQDV; this is encoded by the coding sequence ATGAAAAAAAGCCTACACCCACATGGTCAAAAAGACTCCAATATAATAGCAAAAGACGAGGAGCGATCAGAGGAATCAGGCACTGAAGACTTCCCAAGCAGTCAATCAGGATTTCTTACCACACTTCTGGATTCACTTACCCATCCTTTTATGGTCATTGATGCCAGCGACCATAACATAAGACTTGCAAACTCTTTTGCCACTTCCCATTACAACATCACCCTCAATAGCAAGTGCTACGAGGCAAGCCACGGACTTTGTGAACCTTGTTGTGGCTCAGAACATCCATGCCCAATGGAAGAGATAAGGAAGACAGGAAAACCTGCAAAGGCAGAACACATCCATATAGACTCGGAGGGAAGGCAGGTATATGTGGAGGTCAATGCATACCCCATCTTCGATGATAATGGAGATCTTGACAGCATCATAGAATATTCTATAGACATTACTGAGCGTAAACAAGTAATTGATGAGTTAGAAAAGAGCCGCGAACAATTCATGCTGGCAGTCAACGGTTCCAATGATGGCATATGGGACTGGGACCTGCGCAACAACACCCTTTACCTGTCAGCCAAATGGAAACAGATGATAGGGTACGAGGATCATGAGCTGCCAAACATGTTTTCTACCTTTAAAGACAAGCTGCATCCTGATGATATAACACGTGTACAGGAATATATACGCAGATACTTTACTGGCGAAATTCCTGCATATAGCATTGAATTCCGATTTCTGCATAAAAATGGCTCATACATCTGGATACTGGCAAGGGGAGAAGCACTTCGGGATAAAGATGGCGTCCCTTACAGAATGGCGGGCTCTCATTCAGATATAACCGAAATCAAAAAGGCTGTGGAGGAGTTGCGCCTAAGGGAAGAACGGCTAAAAAGCCTCGTGGATATCCTGCAGTCCAGACATGATTCGGTCCAGGAATTCCTTGATCTTGCACTTAATGAGGCCATAAAGCTTACAGAGAGCAAAATCGGTTACATATATCATTACAATGAGACCCGAAAAGAGTTTGCTCTTAATACCTGGTCCAAAGATGTGATGAAAGAGTGTTCGATCGTCCAGCCTCAGACAATATATAGACTGGAAGATACAGGCATATGGGGAGAAGCCGTCAGGCAGCGCAAGACAATAACAGTCAATGACTTTCATGCTCCAGATCCACTAAAGAAAGGATATCCGCAGGGACATGTCGAACTTCACAGGTTCATGACCATACCAATTTTCAGAAATGATAAAATAGTCGCTGTGGCCGGAGTTGCCAACAAGGGATCCGAATATACAGGAAATGATACCCTCCAGCTGACGCTGCTTATGGACTCTGTATGGAATATCATGAGTCAGATAGCTGCTGAAGAAGCAATGTGTGAAAGTGAAGTAAAGTATCGCGGCCTCTTTGAGAATTCTCTTAGTGGCGTGGCTATCCATGAGATAGTCCAGGATGAAGAAGGCAACCCGATAGACTATGTATTCCTTGAAGCAAATGATGCATTTGAGAAGCAGACCGGACTGAAAGTTGCCGATATCCTGGGAAGGCGGGCAACCGAAGTTCTTCCTGGTATTGAAAAAGAATCTATTATAGAGAAATATGGGAAAGTCACACTCACCGGGACCCCTGTTAGCTTTGAGGAGTTCTCTGAACCATTGCAGCGATACTATAGCATCAATGCATATCGGATAGACAAGGATATCTTTGCTACCGTGTTCCAGGACATCACGGAGCGTAAAAATGTAGATCGGAAGTTAAGGGAAAGCGAGCAACGTTTTAGAAGGTTAGCGGAAAATGCCGATGATATAATATATCGTTATGAATTTGAACCAAAAAGAGGATTCACTTACGTTAGTCCCGCAGCTACTAAGATCACAGGCTACACCCCTGAAGAGCACTATGAAGACCCTGATCTGGGCTTTAAGCTTGTACATCCTGACGACCGCCAAATTCTGGAGCGCCTATCAAAAGGAAGAGACAATGATAGAACTACTGTCACACTTCGCTGGGTAAGAAAAGATGGACAGGTTATATGGGCAGAGCAAAAAAACATATTGCTCTATGATGAAGAAGGAAATCTGACAGCCCTGGAAGGGATAGCCAGGGACATCACCGAACGCAAGCGTTCCGAGCAGCTATTAAAAGAAAGCGAAGAAAGACACCGTCTTCTGGCGGATAATTCCACGGACGTCATATGGACAATGGACATAGATGGCAGGTTCACATATATCAGTCCGTCTGTCCAGAAGCTCCGTGGATATACACCGGAAGAGGTACTAAAACAACGACCTTCGGAGTTGTTAACTCCTGTTTCCCTAAAACACTACCTGGAAGGAATAAGATTAGTAAAGGAAGCGATCCACAAAGGAAAAAGCTTCCCCGCAAATCGTATTGAGCTTGAACAGCCTTGCAGGGACGGTTCAACTGTCTGGACAGAAGCTACGATCTCAGGCATCTATAATGAACAAGGTGCATTTGTTGGCATTCTGGGAGTTAGCCGGGACATCACCGAACGCAAACGTGCTGACGATGAACTTAAATATTCGATATCCCTGCTCAACGCATCACTGGAATCAACAGCAGATGGCATCCTGATAGTGAACCGGGAAGGAAGGATAACACACTGGAATCGAAAGTTTGCCGAGATGTGGCAGCTTTCTGAAGAACTTCTTTCCAACCATGATGATACCACTGTACTAAAAGCAATTCTGTCACAGCTTTCTGATCCGGATATGTTCGTGTCCAAGGTAATGGACTTATATGCACGACCGGAAGCATCCAGTTTTGACCATATTGATTTTTCAGATGGGCGTATCTTTGAAAGATACTCCCAGCCCCAAAAGATCGGCGAGGATATTGTTGGACGCGTGTGGTCATTCCGCGACATCACAGAACGCAGACGTGCCGAGGAAGCGCTGGCAGACCAGGTAATTTTCCAACAGTCACTCATTGACAGCATTCCCCACCCCATCTTCATCAAAGATGCCACAGGAAGGTTTGCAGGGTGTAACCGCGCATATGAAAGGGTTTTTAATACAACACGGGAGTACATGCTCACGAAAACCGTCCTGGACTTAGATTACCTGCCTATGGAAGAGCGTAAGAGTTTCCACGCCGAGGACATGGAGGTTATTAGCGAGGCAAGTCAAAGGAGCTATGAGCTGCCGATTATGTATGCGGACGGGAATATGCATATAACCCTGTACTCAGTTGATGGGGTCCGCCTGGCCAATGGCAGACAAGGAGGACTTATTGGAATGCTGGTGGACATCACCGAACGCAAACTTGCTGAAGAAAAACTGCAAACATATGCAGATGAGGTGGAAATAAAGAATAAGGAACTTGACAGGGCTTTGGCAAGGGCAGAAGAGGCCACCAAAGCCAAGAGTGAGTTCCTGGCCAACATGTCCCATGAGATACGCACACCAATGAATGGTGTGATCGGCATGACAGGTCTGCTTCTTGACACAGAGCTCAATGAAGAGCAACGACATTATGTTGAAACGGTGCAGGCAAGTGGAGAGGCGCTGCTAGAGATAATCAATGATATACTGGACTTCTCAAAGATAGAGGCAGGTAAGCTAGAGCTGGAAATGCTGGATTTTGATCTGCACAATGTATTGGATAGCTTTGCTGCTATGCTATCCATAAAAGCACACGATAAGGGGCTGGAATTTATTTGCGCAGCAGATCCGGATGTGCCTGCTTATATCAGCGGCGATCCAGGACGTCTGCAACAGATATTGACCAACCTTGCCGGTAATGCGGTTAAGTTCACCCATCTGGGTGAAGTGGTCGTAAGGGTGACCCGGGAATCCGAAACAAACACAGAGGTCCTCTTGCGGTTTTCTGTAAAGGATACAGGAATAGGTATTGCAGAAGATAAGATAGGCCTTCTTTTTAACCAGTTCTACCAGATAGATGCCTCCACAACACGACAATATAGTGGGACAGGCCTTGGTCTTGCCATCTCAAAGCAGCTTGTGAAAATGATGGGAGGGAACATAGGTGTTAAAAGCAATGAGGGAAAAGGCTCAGAGTTCTGGTTCACGCTCCGCTTTGCCAAGAGGCCAGACGGTGCAATAAAGAAACTTCTGCCAGCGGATATCCAAAGTGCGCGCATACTCGTTGTAGACGATAACGCCACAAACCGGGAGATACTTATCTCTCAGCTCTCTTCGTGGGGTACAAATCCAGTGGAAGCTGTCGATGGTCCCACGGCACTGCAGACTCTTTACAGAGCACATGAAGACCACAAGCCATTCCATGTGACAATCCTGGACATGCATATGCCGGGAATGGATGGACTGACCCTTGCAAGGATCATAAAGTCTGATGACAAAATAAAAGACACATTCCTGATAATGCTGACATCCCTGGGACAGTGGCCTGTCATGGAGCAGCTCGAAAGGAGCTATTTTGAAGCTTACCTTACCAAGCCACTCAGACAGTCGGAGCTATTCGATAAGCTGTCATCCCTTCTGCCCATAGACCGGAAGATACAGGAACAAAGCTCTAATGTTAACGAAAATGTTGTCCCGCAGAGGCACACTAATAATGTAAGGATCCTGCTGGCTGAGGACAACATAGTCAATCAGAAGGTAGCCCAGAGCATGTTAAAGAAGCTGGGATTCCGTACAGATACTGTGGCCAATGGTGCAGAAGCATTAAAAGCCCTAGAAATGATTCCTTATGATCTTGTGCTCATGGATGTGCAGATGCCTGAAATGGACGGACTGGCAGCTACAAGACTTATTCGTTATTCTGGTTCTGCAGTCCTCAATAAGGACGTCCCGATAATTGCAATGACAGCACATGCCATGAAGGGAGACAGGGAGCGGTTTATAGAATCAGGCATGGATGATTATATTTCAAAGCCAGTTTCTATGGAGGCTCTGAAAAGGGTACTGGATAAATGGCTTGCAACGATACAGAGAGAGGGACATGAAGGCACATTATCCCATACTGACAAGGATGCGCCTGCAAAACCACTGGTATTTGACAGGGAAGCCCTCTTTGAAAGGATAATGGGCGATGAAGATCTTGCCAGAAGATTGATTGCAATTTTCCTGAAAGATATGCCAAAGCATGTCTATGAACTAAGAAAAACAATTGAAAAGGGAGAAATATCCGGCGTCAGCGCGTATGCACATAAGATCAAAGGTGCTTCGGCAAACCTTGGCGGCATGGCCCTGAGCGATGTCGCTTCCCGGATGGAGAAAGCGGGCAACATAGGTAAATTGGAAGATATTACAGCTATTATGCCTGAACTGGAAAAACAGTATGATCTGCTGGCAGAACAACTTCAAGATGTGTAG
- a CDS encoding putative FKBP-type peptidyl-prolyl cis trans isomerase 2 gives MKKYTLFILLCLVFASGCVSQDTVEQGDHVAVDYIGRFENGSVFDTSLEQIAVDSGLYSPSRNYEPLNFVAGQGQMIEGFDEAVIGMAVSEEKTVTIPPEKAYGNYSQDRLFQFPSEEFTNANITPVVGAKVPTMLGTCTIVDVAEGNVTLDCNHQLAGETLVFTIQIVSIGE, from the coding sequence ATGAAGAAGTACACATTATTCATTTTGTTGTGTCTGGTATTTGCAAGCGGATGCGTGTCCCAGGACACTGTGGAGCAGGGTGATCATGTTGCAGTCGATTATATTGGAAGGTTTGAGAATGGAAGTGTCTTTGACACTTCTCTTGAGCAGATAGCGGTCGACTCAGGGTTATATAGCCCTTCAAGGAACTATGAGCCTTTGAATTTTGTTGCAGGCCAAGGCCAGATGATCGAAGGATTTGACGAGGCTGTAATTGGCATGGCTGTGAGCGAGGAAAAAACAGTTACCATTCCACCGGAGAAAGCCTACGGGAACTATTCTCAGGACCGATTGTTCCAGTTCCCTTCGGAGGAATTCACAAATGCCAATATCACTCCTGTGGTAGGGGCAAAAGTTCCTACGATGCTGGGTACATGCACAATAGTGGATGTTGCTGAAGGGAATGTCACTCTTGACTGTAATCATCAGCTTGCAGGGGAGACGCTCGTCTTTACGATACAAATTGTTTCCATAGGTGAGTGA
- a CDS encoding KaiC, whose product MSEAYLSERIGTGIPGLDEMLRGGYFVGTANVVSGESGTGKTIFGTQFIVEGAKRGENVMCIITSEESKSIVREMQTSFNWNLEEYVRQGKLTFVDITDPSLRLQKSVEIAPSELIKSFKKLVESKIEEIKPTRIFIDSIEALFLAIESNYKLRTLIDDVFSVFRKHQVTSVITVGAMYNLDNMVEYGADSVIKLGRIIAGNNLQRSIYIMKMRGSGTINEVRVLNISDNGMSVLAQSPYLE is encoded by the coding sequence GTGTCAGAGGCATATCTATCAGAGAGAATAGGGACGGGAATACCGGGATTGGATGAAATGCTACGCGGAGGATACTTCGTGGGAACTGCAAATGTCGTCTCGGGAGAATCCGGTACAGGTAAGACTATCTTTGGAACACAATTCATTGTTGAAGGAGCAAAGAGGGGTGAGAATGTAATGTGCATTATCACTTCCGAAGAGTCAAAATCCATTGTAAGGGAAATGCAGACCTCTTTTAACTGGAACCTCGAAGAGTACGTCAGGCAGGGAAAACTCACCTTTGTGGACATTACGGATCCAAGCCTTCGCCTTCAAAAAAGTGTGGAGATCGCACCATCAGAGCTTATCAAGAGCTTTAAGAAACTTGTAGAAAGCAAGATAGAGGAGATCAAACCCACCCGTATTTTCATCGATTCCATAGAAGCGCTCTTCCTTGCTATCGAGTCCAACTACAAGTTAAGAACACTTATCGATGATGTATTCAGCGTGTTCCGCAAGCATCAGGTAACTTCAGTCATAACGGTGGGAGCTATGTACAACCTTGACAACATGGTGGAATATGGCGCGGATTCTGTTATCAAGCTTGGACGCATAATCGCAGGCAACAACCTCCAGAGATCGATATATATCATGAAGATGAGAGGTTCAGGCACCATAAATGAAGTTCGCGTGCTCAATATATCAGACAATGGAATGTCCGTACTTGCACAATCCCCATACCTTGAATGA
- a CDS encoding nucleic acid-binding OB-fold tRNA/helicase-type protein — MEKEEKVVVILLAMVFLSLSIVYVTFFTGDSPDVAEFSAMSGAGERVFLEGSIVTKRFTYTGNHLLMTVDSGSGPVKVFIPSGNGAKDIGAMINEDDVVRIFGTVEEYEGEVEIVVQHKNDVVLVKNA, encoded by the coding sequence ATGGAAAAGGAAGAGAAGGTCGTAGTTATCCTGCTTGCAATGGTATTCCTTTCCCTTTCGATAGTGTATGTAACATTCTTCACAGGTGATAGTCCGGATGTGGCTGAATTCTCAGCCATGTCCGGGGCAGGTGAAAGGGTTTTCCTGGAAGGTAGTATCGTTACTAAACGCTTTACTTATACTGGTAATCATCTTCTGATGACAGTTGATTCAGGTTCCGGGCCTGTTAAGGTTTTCATTCCGTCTGGAAATGGTGCAAAGGATATCGGTGCAATGATAAATGAAGATGATGTTGTGCGTATTTTCGGGACTGTTGAAGAGTATGAGGGTGAGGTTGAGATAGTCGTCCAGCATAAAAATGATGTTGTTCTGGTCAAAAACGCCTGA
- a CDS encoding 3-isopropylmalate dehydratase, large subunit, whose amino-acid sequence MSTISEKIFSRAAGKHAKENDFVIADVDCAMAHDGTSILAVRSFREMEIRKVWDPEKIVIPFDHLTPANTDTTAALQKDIREWVKEQEIKNFYDTGEGICHQLLPEKGFALPGKLIVGADSHSCTYGAFGAFGTGVGATDMAEIFATGKLWFRIPESIRITADGKLGKHTHAKDLTLKIIGTLGVAGATYKAAEFYGSTIENLSISGRMTLCNMAIEMGAKAGIVPPDRTTFEYLKERSQGSYEPVYADEDAHYSQEYHFDAGTLEPQVACPHNVDNVCNISELPATRIDQAFIGTCTNGRLEDLEAAANILKGEKVVVRTLVIPASREVFLKAVRKGIIETLLESGATIGTPGCGPCLGGHMGVIAKGEVCISTANRNFKGRMGTGGFIYLASPATAAASALTGEITSPADI is encoded by the coding sequence TTGAGCACTATCAGCGAAAAGATATTCAGCCGTGCAGCAGGAAAACATGCCAAAGAGAATGATTTTGTCATAGCGGATGTAGACTGTGCCATGGCTCATGATGGGACAAGCATACTTGCTGTAAGATCTTTCAGGGAAATGGAGATCAGGAAAGTATGGGATCCGGAAAAGATTGTTATCCCCTTTGATCATCTTACGCCGGCAAACACCGACACCACCGCAGCCTTGCAGAAGGACATCCGTGAATGGGTGAAGGAACAGGAAATAAAGAACTTCTATGACACAGGAGAAGGCATCTGCCACCAGCTGCTTCCGGAGAAAGGATTTGCACTGCCCGGAAAGCTCATAGTAGGAGCCGATTCCCATTCATGCACCTACGGAGCGTTCGGAGCCTTCGGAACAGGAGTGGGGGCTACGGACATGGCAGAGATATTCGCCACAGGTAAACTCTGGTTCAGGATTCCTGAGAGCATCAGGATAACGGCAGATGGAAAACTGGGAAAACACACCCATGCAAAGGACCTCACACTCAAGATAATCGGAACCCTGGGGGTGGCAGGAGCTACCTATAAAGCCGCGGAGTTCTATGGAAGCACGATAGAAAACCTTTCCATCTCAGGCCGGATGACTCTTTGTAACATGGCAATAGAAATGGGAGCAAAGGCAGGGATAGTCCCGCCTGATAGAACAACCTTTGAGTACCTTAAGGAGCGTTCTCAGGGAAGCTATGAGCCCGTATATGCGGACGAGGATGCGCATTATTCACAGGAGTACCATTTTGATGCAGGTACTTTGGAACCGCAGGTCGCATGCCCGCATAATGTCGATAATGTATGCAATATCTCAGAGCTGCCCGCCACCAGGATCGACCAGGCATTTATCGGAACCTGCACCAATGGCCGGCTGGAAGACCTTGAAGCAGCAGCGAATATCCTCAAAGGAGAAAAGGTGGTTGTCAGGACACTTGTCATCCCTGCATCAAGAGAGGTGTTCCTTAAGGCTGTCCGTAAAGGCATCATAGAGACACTCCTTGAGTCCGGAGCGACAATTGGCACACCCGGATGTGGACCCTGCCTTGGAGGACACATGGGAGTCATTGCCAAGGGAGAGGTATGCATATCGACAGCCAACCGGAACTTCAAAGGCAGGATGGGCACGGGAGGATTCATCTATCTTGCCTCCCCGGCTACAGCCGCCGCATCAGCGCTAACCGGAGAGATAACCAGCCCGGCAGACATTTAG
- a CDS encoding RDD domain-containing protein produces the protein MYCEKCGTYNPDDTAICLNCGAYIPTTPQYAGFWKRFLAAIFDTFLVAVIGGPISIILGIILGSVAGSFVGILGNDYFFQALFSTVFFFIAGIFLVLRWLYFAIMESSSHQATFGKELMGIRVTDMNGRRISFWRATLRHFAKILSAMVYYLGYLMIAFTRKKQGLHDLIAGCLVMNK, from the coding sequence ATGTACTGCGAAAAATGTGGCACCTACAATCCTGATGATACTGCAATTTGCCTCAATTGCGGTGCCTATATCCCGACAACGCCTCAATATGCAGGTTTCTGGAAAAGGTTCCTGGCAGCTATATTCGATACTTTCCTTGTAGCTGTGATCGGAGGTCCCATATCTATTATCCTGGGTATCATTCTTGGAAGTGTCGCCGGAAGCTTTGTGGGTATTCTGGGAAACGATTATTTCTTCCAGGCACTCTTCTCTACAGTGTTCTTTTTCATAGCAGGCATCTTCCTTGTTTTGAGGTGGCTTTACTTTGCTATCATGGAAAGCTCATCACATCAGGCAACCTTTGGAAAGGAGCTTATGGGTATAAGGGTCACTGACATGAATGGAAGAAGAATCTCTTTCTGGAGGGCTACCCTCAGGCATTTCGCAAAGATACTCTCTGCCATGGTCTATTATCTGGGTTATCTTATGATAGCCTTCACCCGAAAAAAGCAGGGATTACATGACCTGATAGCTGGTTGTCTTGTAATGAATAAGTGA
- a CDS encoding 3-hydroxy-3-methylglutaryl Coenzyme A reductase has protein sequence MILRDDSNENERELLAKVIKGEIPYHRIDSLTDKETAVRIRRSAVERSYGVELEHIRTCSLNLEDATKRNIENMIGAIQVPLGVAGPLKVKGEFAEGSYHIPLATTEGALVASVNRGCSVITGSGGSNVRIFQDVMTRAPVFKLDNVVRAREFADWVKDPEVFSRMKDKASQTTRFGELVGVESYVTGNTVYLRFSYDTKDAMGMNMVTIATEALTALIEDEFGAIPISLSGNMCTDKKPASINIILGRGKTVAADVIIPKGLVEERLKCKPETMVDVNYRKNLLGSARAGALGYNAHAANIIAAMFIACGQDAAHVVEGSTAITTMELTKYGDLYCSVTIPSLAVGTVGGGTGLGPQGDCLKLLGVKGSGTPPGTNSKKLAEIVAVAVLAGEISLIGAQAAGHLARAHAELGR, from the coding sequence ATGATATTAAGAGATGATTCAAATGAAAATGAAAGGGAGCTTCTTGCAAAGGTTATCAAAGGCGAGATTCCTTATCACCGGATAGATTCACTGACGGACAAAGAGACAGCGGTCAGGATAAGGCGATCTGCAGTTGAAAGGTCTTATGGTGTGGAGCTTGAACACATCAGGACATGTTCCCTTAATCTTGAAGATGCAACAAAGCGCAACATAGAGAATATGATAGGCGCTATCCAGGTGCCGCTGGGTGTTGCAGGTCCGTTAAAAGTAAAAGGAGAGTTTGCCGAAGGTTCCTATCATATCCCGTTGGCTACGACGGAAGGCGCCCTTGTTGCAAGCGTGAACAGGGGATGTTCTGTCATAACCGGATCTGGTGGCTCAAATGTGCGCATATTCCAGGATGTTATGACAAGAGCCCCTGTATTCAAACTTGATAATGTGGTCAGGGCAAGGGAATTTGCAGACTGGGTAAAAGATCCCGAGGTATTTTCCCGGATGAAGGACAAGGCATCACAGACGACCCGCTTCGGGGAACTTGTCGGAGTTGAGTCGTACGTTACAGGGAATACTGTCTACCTCCGTTTTTCATATGACACTAAGGATGCCATGGGCATGAACATGGTGACCATAGCCACAGAAGCCCTGACAGCACTTATCGAGGATGAGTTTGGAGCGATTCCTATCTCACTTTCAGGTAATATGTGTACTGATAAGAAGCCGGCTTCAATAAACATCATTCTGGGCAGGGGAAAAACCGTTGCAGCGGATGTCATAATTCCGAAAGGCCTGGTCGAGGAGCGCCTGAAATGTAAGCCTGAGACAATGGTGGATGTAAATTACAGGAAGAACCTGCTTGGTTCTGCACGTGCCGGTGCGCTTGGGTATAACGCACATGCTGCGAATATAATTGCTGCAATGTTCATCGCATGCGGGCAGGATGCAGCCCATGTGGTGGAAGGAAGTACCGCCATTACAACCATGGAACTGACAAAATATGGTGACCTTTATTGTTCGGTGACCATTCCGTCCCTAGCAGTGGGTACGGTCGGAGGGGGAACAGGTCTCGGACCGCAAGGCGACTGCCTGAAACTGCTTGGTGTGAAAGGTTCAGGAACCCCGCCGGGCACAAACTCAAAGAAACTGGCCGAGATTGTGGCTGTCGCTGTGCTGGCAGGAGAGATCTCCCTAATTGGCGCCCAAGCTGCCGGACATCTTGCCAGGGCACACGCGGAACTTGGACGCTGA